One Ahaetulla prasina isolate Xishuangbanna chromosome 1, ASM2864084v1, whole genome shotgun sequence DNA window includes the following coding sequences:
- the LOC131185941 gene encoding dispanin subfamily A member 2b-like — MEPQPTEVAMRPTSTYQYPKVASNPAVRDHVIWSLFSLSWCNCCCLGLVALLYSIKSRDRKVLGDPEAAASYGRTAKYLNIAALMITIIVYIIFMIILISSALFILNTLFQIMKLPDEIEEFRGN, encoded by the exons ATGGAGCCTCAGCCGACCGAGGTCGCCATGCGCCCCACCAGTACCTATCAATACCCCAAGGTTGCCTCTAATCCTGCGGtcagggatcatgtgatctggtCGCTGTTCAGTTTGAGTTGGTGCAATTGCTGTTGCCTTGGCTTGGTCGCTCTCCTCTACTCCATTAAG TCAAGAGATCGTAAAGTTCTTGGAGACCCTGAAGCTGCAGCTAGTTATGGCAGGACAGCCAAGTACCTGAATATTGCTGCATTGATGATAACCATCATAGTCTACATTATTTTCATGATTATATTAATCAGTAGTGCACTGTTCATCCTTAACACACTCTTCCAAATAATGAAGCTTCCAGATGAAATAGAAGAATTCAGAGGGAACTAA
- the LOC131184644 gene encoding interferon-induced transmembrane protein 1-like: MANAVQFSHSLQGQAGLPNYEQLKEEHDLGILEAPGVPAGATVIRMHSPQVYTTPPRDHIIWSLCTTLYLNIFCLGFLALFFSVKARDRKVIGDYNSAASYGSTAKCLNLVALLLNILSVVVIIVVVVVVFSNH; the protein is encoded by the exons ATGGCGAATGCAGTCCAGTTCTCCCACTCGCTGCAGGGCCAGGCAGGCTTGCCGAATTACGAGCAGCTGAAGGAGGAACATGATCTGGGAATCCTCGAGGCTCCCGGGGTGCCGGCTGGGGCCACCGTGATCCGCATGCACTCGCCGCAGGTCTATACAACGCCGCCCCGCGACCATATCATTTGGTCCCTCTGCACCACCTTGTACCTCAACATTTTCTGCCTTGGGTTTTTGGCGTTGTTTTTTTCCGTGAAG GCCAGAGATCGCAAAGTGATTGGGGACTACAATAGTGCTGCCAGCTATGGCTCTACTGCCAAGTGCCTGAACCTTGTTGCCCTCCTGCTGAACATCCTGAGTGTTGTTGTTATCATTGTCGTCGTTGTAGTGGTCTTCTCTAATCATTGA